A stretch of Episyrphus balteatus chromosome 2, idEpiBalt1.1, whole genome shotgun sequence DNA encodes these proteins:
- the LOC129909176 gene encoding uncharacterized protein LOC129909176, producing MSDLQLMNDYFEILEKCQDPDEAFKDSPGEKSFATAWLRKLCNDIYRRNEEKQTRNLYLLQLSRCIKNGELNQLFMSLPPKGKLKPLESPFKINIDPKLIVGEMEIAAQESIPHSSPRNYQTHMSTKLFDNNQGACAYLAVSLGDPKDGPIWMEMGNKGSSFQTNNIKEENILEDCDSYDDDNEEVNLEFLELCLHHTANEIAGLAEPGQCPLLEEQLQLYENFIKNYDIGVDACHLSKSEFRTFLLMNFQTDLLHALQRFK from the coding sequence atgtCTGATCTACAATTGATGAATGATTATTTTGAGATTCTTGAGAAATGTCAAGACCCCGATGAGGCATTCAAAGATAGTCCTGGAGAAAAATCATTTGCTACTGCTTGGTTAAGAAAACTTTGCAACGATATCTATCGCAGAAATGAGGAAAAACAAACAAGGAATCTTTATTTACTTCAATTATCCAGATGCATAAAAAATGGAGAACTCAATCAACTTTTTATGTCACTTCCACCCAAAGGTAAACTTAAACCTTTGGAGAGTCCTTTCAAAATCAATATCGATCCTAAGTTAATTGTCGGTGAAATGGAAATTGCTGCTCAGGAATCAATTCCACATTCGAGTCCGAGAAATTATCAAACTCACATgagtacaaaattatttgataaCAATCAAGGAGCTTGTGCATATCTCGCGGTTTCTTTGGGAGATCCCAAAGATGGACCAATTTGGATGGAAATGGGAAATAAAGGATCATCATTTCAAACTAATAACATTAAAGAGGAAAATATTTTGGAAGACTGTGATTcatatgatgatgataatgaagAAGTCAATTTGGAATTTCTTGAACTTTGTTTACATCACACCGCTAATGAGATTGCAGGTCTTGCAGAACCTGGTCAGTGTCCTTTGTTAGAAGAACAACTACaactttatgaaaattttatcaaGAACTACGATATTGGAGTTGATGCATGTCATTTGAGCAAAAGTGAGTTTAGAACATTTTTGCTTATGAACTTTCAAACGGATTTGTTGCATGCACTTCAGCGGTTCAAGTAA